In the genome of Chrysemys picta bellii isolate R12L10 chromosome 17, ASM1138683v2, whole genome shotgun sequence, one region contains:
- the LOC101932942 gene encoding olfactory receptor 6N1-like: MEASNETWEAEFFLVGFPDLERFHLLLFSLLLFTYLLILGGNAAILMLIRANLHLHIPMYYFVAILSFLEVWYTTVTIPKMLANLLDSRKPISYRGCLLQVYFFHALGITEACLLTAMAYDRYLAICKPLHYPSAMTPKICLWLVLGCWACGFMWPVPEIILLSTLPLCGAHRIEHLFCDFPSLFSLACADVSTSTTIDFALHSFVILGPATLILFSYVKILSVIINIQDSEGRRKAFSTCASHLTVVLAFFGTTGFMYIRPAQSRPSYHDRVVAMVYAVLTPLFNPLIYSLRNKDIREAISNLMKPRWVSPVSKAEKVFRL, translated from the coding sequence ATGGAAGCCTCCAACGAGACATGGGAAGCTGAGTTTTTCCTGGTGGGGTTCCCAGATCTCGAGCGCTTTCACCTCCTGCTCTTTAGCCTCCTGTTGTTCACCTACTTACTCATTCTTGGTGGCAATGCTGCCATTCTGATGCTTATCCGGGCCAACCTGCATCTTCATATCCCCATGTATTATTTTGTGGCCATCCTGTCTTTCTTGGAGGTGTGGTACACCACAGTGACCATCCCCAAGATGCTGGCCAACCTCCTGGACAGCAGGAAGCCCATCTCCTACAGGGGTTGCCTCCTGCAGGTGTATTTCTTCCATGCGTTGGGCATTACAGAGGCCTGTTTGCTCACGGCAATGGCCTACGACCGATACTTGGCCATCTGCAAGCCTTTGCACTACCCATCTGCCATGACCCCCAAGATTTGCCTGTGGCTAGTGTTAGGGTGCTGGGCATGTGGCTTTATGTGGCCTGTGCCAGAAATCATCCTGCTCTCCACGTTGCCCCTTTGCGGGGCGCACCGCATAGAGCACCTCTTCTGCGACTTCCCCTCGCTGTTCAGCTTGGCCTGCGCTGATGTGTCCACCAGCACCACCATAGACTTCGCCCTCCACTCCTTCGTCATCCTCGGCCCGGCCACCCTCATCCTCTTCTCTTACGTGAAGATTCTGAGCGTCATCATCAATATCCAGGACTCGGAAGGGCGGCGaaaggccttctccacctgcgcctctcacCTAACCGTGGTACTGGCCTTTTTCGGCACCACTGGTTTTATGTACATCCGCCCGGCACAAAGCCGACCTTCATACCACGACAGGGTGGTGGCGATGGTCTATGCGGTTCTAACCCCTCTTTTCAACCCGCTAATCTACAGCTTGAGGAACAAAGATATTCGGGAAGCAATCAGCAATCTCATGAAACCCCGGTGGGTTTCCCCTGTAAGCAAAGCAGAGAAGGTCTTCAGATTGTAA